TCATTTCAAAACGGAGAGATAGATTTCCTGCAGTATGTACAGCTATTGGAAAGTGCAAAAAACATTCAAATAAACTATTTACAAAACCTGAACGCGTATAACGCAACGGTTTTAGAATTAAACTATTTAATCAATTAACGATGAAAAATACAGTCAACAATTTCACCAATTTGAAAATCTTAACAAGCATTCTTCTATTGCTAATGTTAACGCTGGCTTCCTGTAATTCAAAAGGAAAAACAGAAGCGGCCAATACAGAAACCACCATAGAGAATACAGACCAAGAAGTAATTACCATAACCGAAAACCAGTTCAGATCCGGCAATATGGAATTGGGCAAAATATCGATGCAGAAGTTTAACACTGTTGTGAAAGCCAACGGCATGTTCGCAGTGCCGCCACAGAACCAAGCAGATGTTAGTGCCTACTTTGCCGGTTACGTAAAGGAAATCAATCTATTGCCGGGGAATGCGGTAAAACAAGGACAGGTATTGTTCACAATTGAAAATCCGGAATATGTCCAGGTACAACAGGATTTCCTGGAAGCCCAAGGACGTTTGAGCTATTTGAAATCGGATTATGAACGCCAGAAAGAGCTGATGACCGATAATGTGACTTCAAAAAAGGTTTTTTTAAAGGCGGAATCGGATTATACCGTGACTATGGCACAATACCAATCCCTTAAAAAGAGGTTGAGCCTTATGAACATTAATCCGAATACCCTAACTGGCGAAAACATTAGGTCGGTAATCAGTGTGACTTCGCCATTATCAGGTTATGCAACTTCGGTAAATGCAAGTAAAGGAATGTACCTAAACCCTTCGGATATTGCCGTAACTGTTACCAATACAGACGACCTCCATATAGAATTGAAGATTTTTGAAAAGGACCTTCCTATTGTAAAAGTAGGTCAG
This region of Aequorivita marisscotiae genomic DNA includes:
- a CDS encoding efflux RND transporter periplasmic adaptor subunit, producing the protein MKNTVNNFTNLKILTSILLLLMLTLASCNSKGKTEAANTETTIENTDQEVITITENQFRSGNMELGKISMQKFNTVVKANGMFAVPPQNQADVSAYFAGYVKEINLLPGNAVKQGQVLFTIENPEYVQVQQDFLEAQGRLSYLKSDYERQKELMTDNVTSKKVFLKAESDYTVTMAQYQSLKKRLSLMNINPNTLTGENIRSVISVTSPLSGYATSVNASKGMYLNPSDIAVTVTNTDDLHIELKIFEKDLPIVKVGQQINVRLQNDTDKVYKGVVHLVNKTINAQDRTVNIHGDLANEEEVKLFAPGMYIEAEILTTTAEHPALPSEAVANIDNDFFVLVKEDSTNFKRVLVKIGATNNGFTQILNAADFEPNMEFLTKGAFNLITE